CTGATCGCCGCCTGTGGTATGCGCAACCTCTTGACCCATCTCTACGACGTGATCGACCTCGGGCGCGTCATCGCCGCTGTCGAGCCCGCCCTGGCCCTGTACCGGACCTACGACGCCTGGCTCAGTGATTATCTGGCGCCTGCCGCCGGACCATCAGCGCCGCCGCGTGACTGAGCGCCGGGCCGCAACGAGGCCATCACCCAGGTGCCGCGATTGGTCCTTTGGTGACACAAGGGTCAGCATTGCCCAGGTTGGGGCCGCCGACCAAGGGTGATGGCCGCGCCCGGCGGTGCTCGCGCGCCCCGGGATTGTGTGGGTTCGTCGGAATAAATATCTTACAAAACAAATAATAAAGCCCGTGCTGTCGACTATCTCCGGTTTTACTGTCGGTTAGGTCCAGGCGCTCGCATCCCATTGAAAGAATTGATCTTCGGTCGCCGGGCGGTGCAGGTTCCCGAATGGATGGTATGAGAGTTGCTGCCAAACCAGTGACCGTCTCCTCTTTACCGAGGGCGGTCAGGGGAGGGGCCACTTAGAGCCTCCCCCACCCGGGCCCCGCCGACCGGCGCCCGTACCAGAATGATAAGGTTGGAGATAGACGCATGAACACGCACAGTAACCGGCTTTTTGCCCTGCTGACGGTCGTCGTGGGGAGCTTGTCCCTGGTCTGCACCGACCTGACGCCGGGTACGAACCAACTCCCCGTCGCGTCGGCGGGCCTGTGCAGTTCGGTGCCCGCGCGCTTGCCCCTGCCCGCGCCTGGCGTCGGCGACCCGGCCCACCTGTCCGCGGCCAGCGCCGCGGCGCCTCAGGATCAGGTCACCGGCCTGCTGGGTGCCTTGGGGCAGTTGATCGTCGAGGCCGAACTCAGCCACGCGGCCGTCAGCGGCAGTTTCAATCCGGTCATCAGCGCCTCGGTTGCGGGCTCCGGCTTCGCGCTGGAGGTCTGCCGCGACACTATCGTGGGTGAGGTGTCCCTCGCCAATCAGCCGCGCCTGCGCTTCGTCATCGGTGACTTCGATGGTGACGGCAACACCGACGTGGCGGTGCAGCGGCCGGGTGCGGCGGCTTGGTACGTCGACTTGGGCGCCTTGCGGCGCGCGACCGTCGGCGTCGGTGCCCCGATTCAGTTACGCCTGATCGAGGCCGCGCAACCGGGGGCGGCTGGTGCGGCCCGCGGCCAGGTCGACTGGCTCGCGCAGGGGCCTGGCGCCGCCCGCGGGACGCGGCACAGCAGTTGATTCCAATTCGCAGAGCGAAGAAATCGCGGTCGTCATGGTGCGCACGGTGCACCCGACGGGTGGCGCGGGCCGCCGTCGGCTTGCCAATCGGCCCCCCGGCCGCATCTGGGAAGACTTTGGGCTATAACCCGCAGGAGTCTCCATGCCCCCCGCCCCCATCGATCGCGCCCCACCCCCCGCCGCCTGGCATGGCCGACGCGGCGAACTGCTGGTCGCCCTCCAGTTCGTCCTGTTCTTCGCCTTCGCCCTGATGCCCCGTTGGAACCCCTGGCTGACGCCCGACCTGCTGGCCGCGACCACGGCGCCGCGCCTGGTCATCCTGGCGGCCTGCGCCTTGGTCGCGCTGGCCTTCGGCGGCCTGGGTTCCCGCGCGCTGCGTTCCTATATCACGCCATTGCCTTATCCGGTGGACCACAGTCAACTGGTGACCAGCGGGGTCTACGCCATCGTGCGCCACCCGCTCTACAGCGCCTTGCTGTTCGCCGCGCTGGG
The DNA window shown above is from Candidatus Thiodictyon syntrophicum and carries:
- a CDS encoding methyltransferase family protein translates to MPPAPIDRAPPPAAWHGRRGELLVALQFVLFFAFALMPRWNPWLTPDLLAATTAPRLVILAACALVALAFGGLGSRALRSYITPLPYPVDHSQLVTSGVYAIVRHPLYSALLFAALGWICYTLSLSHLALLVVAFLFFDYKAGKEEGWLIERHPEYQAYAARVKKFVPSIY